TGGAAAATGTTTTTATCTCTTCAAGTGTATAATACAGCCTTGTCAAAAAACACCAAACCCGATGAATCTCCAATTTCAATTTGTGATATTATGAAAAACAGGACATCTGAAATAGTTAAAAAAATGGAATGTCAACTACCATTAACTGTGCAACAATATTCTGATTTGTATACTGCATATCTTCACTCTTTTGATGACATGTTTGGCACATGTTATATATCGCAAAAAGAATTCTTTGACAAGCTAAACATTCCCCAAGAAACTTTGAAGGAATTTGACAAATATCTAGAGTCATTAAGTAAATCATATCAAAATTGGATTGATTTGGGCTCAAAATATGGTCAGTCATATGTGGAAACAAAATTATCTATGGTAAAATCATATGATCAATTTGTTCACATTGCAATGAATTCATTTGCTCAAACTTGGGCAAAATTCAACGAAATTAATAATTGCAAGTCCTAGAAAACTTGTTAAATAACAATTACTGAATTTATTTATGATTCCAAAAATACTTGCATTTGCAGGTAGCACTAGAACGGATTCATTTAACAAAAAGCTAGTCAAAATAGCAGCTGCTGGAGCAAAAGAAGCAGGTGCAGATGTAACAATAATTGATCTTCGTGATTACCCGATGCCACTTTATGACGAAGATTTAGAAAAAAAAGAAGGATTACCATCTAACACACGTAAACTAAAAGAATTGATGTTGTCTCATCATGGATTTCTAATATCCTCTCCAGAGTATAACAGTTCAATTTCTGGTGTTCTCAAAAACACAATTGATTGGACATCAAGACAAGGCGATGATGAATCACCAATGTCTTGTTTTAAAGATAAAGTGGCTGGAATAATGAGTGCATCACCTGGTGGATTGGGAGGATTGCGAGGATTAGTTCATGTTCGTGCAATTCTTGAAAATATGGGCGTACTTGTAATTCCAACTCAAGTAGCAATATCAAAAGCTCACGAAGCTTTCAATTTGGATGGAACTATGAAAGATCAAAAACAAGAACAGCAAGTAAAAAAGATCGGTGCTAATCTATCTCAAATGTTAATGAAATTAAATAATTAAAATCGTATGTCATCTATTTCCATCAATCTTGCAATTAGCTTCGCCAGGCATACAATATACTTGAAATTTAAATAATTTTGTCACAGATGAATCCTCATATGTCACACTGATATATGCAAGTAAAGTTTCAAGATCGTCGTATTTTTTAGGAATTTCCCATGAGAAAACAAACTCTCCATAATTATTAGAAAATCCATTGAATTCTCGAATTATGTCTTCATCATAATCTTCTATTGTTAACGTTACTCTTGCACCTTCAACAGGCTTCTCTCCGTAAGTGATATGCGATGTTATGGTGTGAGTTGTCCCTCTTCGAACCAAATGTTGACCCTCAACAGAAACCTCAAGTTCTGGAGTGGCTTGACTAATAAAAATAATTAGGATTTTGTTATCTATAAGATATTGAACATTTTGAATGAACTCTGCATCAGTTATTTTACCATCCATCCACCAGTGAAAAATAATATTAAACCAAGAAGGAATTCTTTCAGAGTCATTAACATCATCTGCAATAGAGAAATAGTTTACAGAAAGTTGCTTACCATTAAATTCAGATACAACTCGATATGTTCCTTTTTGTGATTGATCATTAATTGGAAAAACTGTAGAGTACAAACCAGTTTCTAATATGGGTGTATGTAGAATTTCTTTTGTATTATCTGGTTTTTGTATTTCTAATGTCACAAATCCTGATCTTCCATACTCATTTACATTTCCAGAGATACTCACAAAATCTATCTTACCTTTAGGCGGTATATCATAGATCTGCATTTGAATATGTACAATATTTTTTATCATTCCAATGCTTGATAAATTCTCAAGTACTGAAATGATATCTTGTTTAGAATTATTTTCAATTAATTGATTTTGTGCATTATCTTTAATCCATTTAGGAATTTCAACCAACTGTGATAATGTATTATCTAAAAGTTGCTCATTAGATTCTGCTACTGCAAGAGAACTTATTCCAATAACCAGCATGACAATCAATCCAAACATCAACAATATCTTTTGCAATAATTTTAAATGGATTTTTTGGCATTTAAAGTAAAATACATCATGAACAGTAATGGTTTTTAATAAAAATTCAAGTTAGCACAGAAATATCAAACCAATTGTAAATAAAGTAAACTTTTAACTGCAAACTAACATTACAAATTATTGGTATCTGCAGGAACAACAGAGTTTCTAAGCTTACTTGCAATTCTTTTTGGTGGAGGAATGATTGGTGCTTGGCTAATGCACAAGATAAAATTCCCAACAATCATAGGATTCATACTAGTTGGAATAATCGTAGGACCTTACGGATTAAGTGTAATAGAAGATACCGAATTAATCAACCTGTTAGCAGAATTTGGAATCATCATACTGCTTTTTGTCGTAGGATTAGAATTTAGCATTAACAAGTTAAAACGTGTTGGACTAAACGGAATCATCATAGGAACAGTCCAGCTTGGAATTGTATTCTTTTTGGGGTATATTGTTGCAATAGCACTTGGATGGTCTCATCTGGAAGCACTTTTCTTGGGTAGTATTTTGTCCATTACAAGTACTGCAATATCGCTTAGATTCTTGCGGGATCTCAACTTGGTAAATACCAAAGAATGGGATACCGTAATCACCATACTGATAATAGAGGACCTTGCAGCTGTTCTTCTTTTAACATTACTTGGCAATGCTTCAAGCGGAGAACATTTTGCAATAACTGATGCAGGATCATTGATAATTCAAAGCATATTGTTTTTTGTTTTGACTTTGGCAATAGGCATCAAAGTAATTCCAAAGTTATTGGAACGTGTATCTAAAATAAACATGGAGGAAGCTCCTTTTGTCACTGCACTTGGTTTGGCATTTGGCTTGGCCGTTCTTGCACATTTTTTGGGTTTGAGCAGTGCGATTGGAGCATTTTTGATGGGAATGATAATTGCTTCCTCAAAGTTTTCTGAAAAGATAACTCCACGTGTTTTACCGTTAAAGGATTTTTTCATTGTAATATTTTTTGTGTCAATTGGAATGCTTGTAAACATCACACTAATTCCAGATGCAATTTGGATTGCGATTCCAATTGTCATCATAGCTATAGTTGGGAAATTCATTGGAAACATGTTTGCAGCATCAATGTCAGGAAATACTTTCATCAGTGCATCCACTATCGGTGCCATGATGATTCCTATTGGAGAATTTTCATTTATCATAGCTAAACTAGGAGTAGACAGTGGAAGCATAGACGAATCCATCTATCCTGTCACAATATTAGTGTCCCTTACCACCATGCTTGCAATGCCTCTTCTTTTACGAGCTTTACCTACAGTTGTAGACCAAAGATCAATCATTCCAAAAAAACTCTTGAATTATGTTTTCTTTGCAGGCAGATTTGTAGGAGCAGGTGCATTTAAAGAAAAAACAGAACAGAGTAGTAAAAAAAATAATTTGAA
The DNA window shown above is from Nitrosarchaeum sp. and carries:
- a CDS encoding NADPH-dependent FMN reductase, with the translated sequence MIPKILAFAGSTRTDSFNKKLVKIAAAGAKEAGADVTIIDLRDYPMPLYDEDLEKKEGLPSNTRKLKELMLSHHGFLISSPEYNSSISGVLKNTIDWTSRQGDDESPMSCFKDKVAGIMSASPGGLGGLRGLVHVRAILENMGVLVIPTQVAISKAHEAFNLDGTMKDQKQEQQVKKIGANLSQMLMKLNN
- a CDS encoding cation:proton antiporter codes for the protein MVSAGTTEFLSLLAILFGGGMIGAWLMHKIKFPTIIGFILVGIIVGPYGLSVIEDTELINLLAEFGIIILLFVVGLEFSINKLKRVGLNGIIIGTVQLGIVFFLGYIVAIALGWSHLEALFLGSILSITSTAISLRFLRDLNLVNTKEWDTVITILIIEDLAAVLLLTLLGNASSGEHFAITDAGSLIIQSILFFVLTLAIGIKVIPKLLERVSKINMEEAPFVTALGLAFGLAVLAHFLGLSSAIGAFLMGMIIASSKFSEKITPRVLPLKDFFIVIFFVSIGMLVNITLIPDAIWIAIPIVIIAIVGKFIGNMFAASMSGNTFISASTIGAMMIPIGEFSFIIAKLGVDSGSIDESIYPVTILVSLTTMLAMPLLLRALPTVVDQRSIIPKKLLNYVFFAGRFVGAGAFKEKTEQSSKKNNLKKYGPKITVHFVIIVSLLALLSYFTPTIIDLLENPDIPFFMSPSLFLGILTALIVAYPIFLMIGKTEGIIDRISNTITVNYGQNEKQIVNKPIHRVLRNIIFIGIILLLVAIFISFVDWEMENAKVIISTVGFAVMIPLILSTIFSIRKLTQTHLFDSWMSSDKE